One window of the Azospirillum sp. TSH100 genome contains the following:
- a CDS encoding GlxA family transcriptional regulator, translating to MKCIEQQTGDSKTDTIGFLLVPDFSMIAFTAAVEPLRLANHISGRELYRWVLLSPNGGVQRASNGIGICVDHAIADAPPLSTVLVCSGIGGHWYEDRAMFSWMRRSAAQGIAFGALCTASHILARAGLLNGYRCTIHWENMAGFAETFPEIEATGELFTIDRNRFTCAGGTAATDMMLHLIAARHGEKLAMDIAEQLLHTKIRAGSIRQQEELHANPVLDHEDLNAAVAVMQANIEEPLDLLTLAAELGQSRRNLERLFRKYMNCSPAKYYLGLRMKRARQLLCQTRMSVMEVSISCGFISATHFSKCYRDHFGIAPRSDRQNQRHSPLAAAHEFASLT from the coding sequence CCTGGTTCCCGATTTCTCCATGATCGCGTTCACCGCGGCGGTGGAGCCTCTCCGCCTTGCCAACCACATCAGCGGCAGGGAGCTGTATCGCTGGGTTCTGCTCTCGCCGAACGGCGGGGTCCAGCGGGCCAGCAACGGCATCGGAATCTGCGTCGACCACGCCATCGCCGACGCCCCGCCGCTGTCGACAGTTCTGGTGTGCAGCGGCATCGGCGGCCACTGGTACGAGGACCGGGCGATGTTCTCGTGGATGCGGCGGTCGGCCGCCCAGGGGATCGCCTTTGGCGCCCTGTGCACGGCCAGCCACATCCTGGCTCGCGCCGGCCTGCTGAATGGCTACCGCTGCACCATCCACTGGGAGAACATGGCCGGCTTTGCCGAGACCTTCCCGGAAATCGAGGCAACGGGGGAGCTGTTCACCATCGACCGCAACCGCTTCACCTGCGCCGGCGGCACCGCCGCGACCGACATGATGCTGCACCTGATCGCCGCCCGTCATGGCGAGAAGCTGGCGATGGACATCGCCGAACAGCTTCTGCACACCAAGATCCGCGCCGGCAGCATCCGCCAGCAGGAGGAACTGCATGCCAACCCGGTGCTTGACCACGAAGACCTCAACGCCGCCGTGGCGGTGATGCAGGCCAACATCGAGGAGCCGCTGGATCTGCTGACACTGGCCGCAGAACTGGGCCAGTCCCGGCGGAATCTGGAACGGCTGTTCCGCAAATACATGAACTGCTCGCCGGCCAAATACTATCTCGGCCTCAGGATGAAGCGGGCGCGCCAGCTGCTGTGCCAGACCCGCATGTCGGTGATGGAAGTGTCGATCAGCTGCGGCTTCATCTCCGCCACCCATTTCAGCAAATGCTACCGCGACCATTTCGGCATTGCGCCGCGCAGCGATCGGCAGAACCAGCGGCACAGCCCGCTCGCCGCAGCGCACGAGTTCGCCAGCTTGACGTGA